The genomic interval CTCAAGGAGAAGCGCTCAGCGAATAGGACAACAACCCCTTCTAATCTGCTACGGTTCGTGGCTCACCCATCCTGCATCCCTCTGCCCCCAGGGCAAAGACACAGGAGGAGGGACTCACCAAAGGCACGAGTGACACATTCCCTCTGCTCCCAGTCCTGGTCAAGGAGGCTCAGGGCAGCCAGAGAGGCTTGGGGTGGCCGGAGAAGCCATGCACTCCTCTCAGTGGATCATAGCCGGGGTGTTCCTGCTTCAAGGTAAGTCAGAGACACCTTGTGCAGAGTGAATGGGCTGAGGATATGGTCTGTCCCACAGCCCAGACAGAGCACTTGCCAGGGCAGGTGTCATGTCCAGGAATTGGGCGCCAGGTTGTCTCAGCATTAAGGATGTGGGGGGTGTTTCAGGTGAAGTTGAAATCACAGCTTTTGCCTGCCCAAGGGAATGTAGGAAGAACGGCTTTCCCCTTAGGGAGCAAGgtttgtgctgcagctctgtccCCATCTCTGCTGTCCTAGGGCAGGAGGTCCCGATCTCGGAGGAGGGCTAATCCTGCCTGCCTGGCTTAAGGTAGCCACATTCACGAGGGACAAGCTCTGGGGAGGTGATGTGTAAGAAGCAGCTCTCAGAAGGCATGGAGATTTCAGGTGTCCAAGGCCTTGCTATGCTAATGGTAAAGATTTCCCTGTTGCCCCATGGACCTGAGACTGATACTGTTGTCctgagagggagaaaaaagtccCCTAGGACACAAGGCATTCAGCAGCAggtcctcagctgctgctgccacctgAGCCCAAGAGGAGAGCTCCACTAAGTGAGAGCTGAGCAAGATGAAGGCAGGTGCCTGAGGCTGGTCAGGTCCTGCTGCTCAGTACAGTACCTGCCGCATGCCTGAGTGACAGAGCATCAGGGTTCGAGCCTCAGCACTGCCATGGTGGGTCCTCACCATGTGCCCTCTAGCCTATCAAGGCATTTCTAGGCTCCAGCCCATCCAACTTGAGCCACCCTGACCTCTCAGGACCTGTTCCAGGCCTGGTGCCTGCAAATACAAGCACACATCCCAGTGTACGTCTGGGGCCCACAGTTCTGCTGGCGATGGGGGCAGGATGCAGAACTAGGAGCAGAGGGCTCAGGGCCCTTGTAGATGGTGGCTGACCTGGTGCCAGGCTCTAGCATTCCAGGACCTGAACCCCTGCCAGGGGTCATCCTTCCAAGACACAGTATTTCCACAATGCCTGTTTCCAATTAGCTCCATCGAAGCAGCCCCTGGCTCCTCTCCCACTGATCTCCCAGACCCAACACTGGCTTCTTGGCTGACAGGCTTTGGGCAGATATGATTGCTCCTTTGCAGCATGGTTGTAGCATGCTGGCAGTAGTTTCCCACCCCTCCCAGCAAACTCCCACAATGATGAAGAGTTTGGAGAAGGATGGTGCCCAACACACCAGATGTAGAACAGTTTGGGGGATAGGCCAGGTCCACTGAGAGGACAGTCCTGACCCCCCACGCTTCAGCCAGCTCCTCCCAGGGCTCCAGTGCCAGCTCTCAGCAGTCCATTATCCCGTCCCCCTCGCAGCAGTGCAGGGCTGCCTCCTTGACTGGTGTAAAGCAGGAGGGCAGCGATTGCCGGGTGCTGCGTGCTGCGTGCTTTGCAGCAGTCACACCCAGCCCGTGGGGCTGGCAGGCCCCTGCAGTGCTGGGGCTCGTGGAGATGTGGCCGCGTGCTGCTCTCAGTGCACACCCGCTGCTTGCCAGGAGCTTGCTTTAACTTGATCCAGGTGACATCGCTGTTTTTCCCTCACAATTCCCAAGGCTCAAAACACAATTTTcgcaaagcaaacaaaagctaGACTTGATCTGTATTTGGGGCTGGGGCTCAGGGCCACTGGCTGCCCCAGCACTAGCTCAGCAGCTAAGGTGGAGCAGCCTGGGGCTTTGGCCTGAGACTCTGGGGTCTCCTCTCACCCCCAGGCTGCACCATGGGACAGCCGCAGCAGGCCACCTCTCCCAGGACCGAAATCAGGAACTGCTCCATGAACCCACCGGTGAGCCTCTGAAGATGCCCAACTCTCACTGCCAGTCCACCGCTCTCAGAATCAGTTGTCTGACTGGTCACCCCATGGCTGCCCTGGGGCCATCTCAGGGTGCCCAGTGCTTCCCCGGGGCCCTCACAGAGAagggggcaggctgcagccatgTCTGCAGTTGGGACGAGCCACTGGTTGGGTCCCCTTCAGCATAGGTCTCCTTGTGCCACCAGTACCTGCCCCCCACAGCCATCGAGACGACAGCACGACTCACGGCTCTGCGGGGTGCCTTGAGGGCCAACGGCATCAATGCCTACATCGTGCCTGCCACAGATCCCCACATGGTAAggcagcatcctgcctgcaACCTGGTGTGCTGGTTCTGCAGTGGGTGCCCCGCAGGTGCTTCTCACAGCTCTGTCCTTGTCTCCAGAGCGAGTACATAGCGGAGCGAGATTCTCGCCTGGGCTGGGTGACCGGCTTCACTGGCTCTGCAGGTGAGACCACCCTCACCGCTGGCTTCCTCTCCCACCCTGCTCCCCATTCAGAGTGGCCCAGTGCCCAGCCTCAGGATAGCCAAGAGCTGGGGGTCTCCATCCTTGGGGTTCTCAAGGCTGgacacagctgcagcagtggtCCTGCACCACACAGGAGGTTGAGCTGGGAACCCCAGGTGTTCCCACGCACCCACAGGTGCCCAGGCAGCCTGGCGAGAGGGAGAAGTGATGCCTTAGCCACCTGTCCCATCCCAGGCACAGGTGTGGTGACGCTGGACAGGGCTTCCCTGTGGACTGACAGCCGCTACTGGACCCAGGCAGAGCGCCAGATGGACTGCAACTGGGAGCTGCAGAGGACAAGTCAGTGCAGGACACTCGCTGTCCTCCTTTATGCCCCCAGCCTCATCTGGGCCCAGCACAGGTTGGGATGTGGCTGGTCTAGGGGGCCCAAGCCAGCCCCTTGGGCCCCATAGTGCCACTCAATTCTTTCTTGCAGTATGGATTAAGTCCATTGGGCTGTGGATCCTTGAGGCAGTTCCTCCCGGAGGGAATGTCGGCTTGGACCCCTTCCTCGTTTCCATTGGTAAGGTCACCCATTCTATGACACCTTTCCTGCCCTCAGCCTGCAGCACCCACTGGCCCAGCGCCCTCCTACCAGGGTACAGTGAGCAGTCCCCaggtggtggtgaggtgaccTTTGCTGCATGCCTGTAACTGCTAGTTGCTCCCCACTTCAGACACCTGGAACAGCTACAGAGAGGCTCTCCATGGCTCCGGCAGGACCCTGCTTCCCATCGAGACCAACCTCGTGGACCAAGTGTGGGGTGACCAGAGACCCCCTCCAGCCTCCAGCAAGATTTACAGCCTCCCATCAGAGTTCACAGGTACAGCCACAGTCTTCCCCTGGGTCGCTTGGCACCCATAGCAGCCCCTAGCCCGAAGTGGCCTTGGTGGATCCCAATGTTGAGTTAGCCTCTCACCCTCCTCTCAGGGAATAGCTGGCAGGAGAAGGTGGCTGGGATCCGGCAGCAGATGGAACAGCACATCCAGAGCCccacagctgtgctgctgtcgGGGCTGGAGGAGACTGCCTGTGAGCAGCCAGCACAGCCATCTCCACTGCGGGGTCTGAGCTGCCATGCTACCTGTGGGCCCTGCACTGCACGCTGGTCAATGTGCAGGGGTCCTGGGTCTGCCCCGAGTCCTGGGGGCACTGGAGCAGCCAGCGAGAGCAGGTTCTGACATCTAGTTCCCGACAGGGCTCTTTAACCTCCGTGGAGATGACATTCCATACAACCCTGTCTTCTACTCCTACACACTGCTGACTAGCACAGATATAAGGTGGGCAGCATCTTCCCACAGGCACGTGGTGTGGCTGGCAGCTTGGCCCAGACCCCTCTTATCTTCTAGGGCCAGCACCCATGGGACCCTCACCTAAGATGCACCCCTGGACTGAGCGATCCCCTTTCCAAGAAGCCCACCATGTCCTGTAGAGTCCAGCCCCTATGTGTCCCCTCCCTGAGTCCCACATCTTGCCCAGGTCCAGCCTTGTCCATCCCACCTCAGCCTGGAGTTCAGCCGAGTTCCCAGCCTTGCATCCCCTCTGCAGTCCCTTACTCAGTGCCCAGGGCCCTCCTTTCTACTGGTGCACCACTCACTGCCTGCGCCTGGAGGCTAAAGGAGCCAGGCCAGCCCCATGGTTGTGCCTGCCCCAGCCACACATCCTGTCCCCAGACTGTTTGTGAACGAGACACGCCTGACAGCGGAGGCACGGCAGTCCCTGCAGACAGGCTGCCCTGGGCCCCTGTGTGTGGAGCTGCAGGAGTATGGCCAGGTGCGTGCCCACATCCGCGACTATGCCCAGGGCAATGTCACCATCTGGCTCGGCACCGAGTACACCACCTATGGCCTCTATAGCGTCATCCCTCAGGTAAGGCACTGCTAGCCACACCACATGCCACAGAGACCTGCCTGAGCCAGAGGGCCCAGAGAGGTCTGGGCCATGGAGCCTCGTTGCTGTGGATATGGGTTGTGCCCAGGCTCAGAGACAGCCCATGACATAGAGCTGCAAGGGCATGAGACATGCTGCAGCAGTCCCCAGGGTGGATAGGGTGGCTGGCCATGCCCAGTGATGCCATCCCCAGGCTGCCTTTGCAGGAGAAGCTTCTGGAGGACAGCTATTCCCCAGTGATGATTGCCAAGGCTGTGAAAAATGCCAAGGAGCAGGAGTTACTGCGGGCTGCACATGTAAGGGCTTTCCCCATCCTCTCATccaggagcagagggaagggcATCTCAAGGCCCTCTAGGGTGCCAGCTCACTTCCTCTGATGTTACTGGGCTGCCTGCAGGTGCGGGATGCCGTGGCTGTCATCCAGTACCTGCTGTGGCTGGAGAAGATGGTCCCCCAAGGGCTGGTGGATGAGTTCTCAGGGGCACGCCATGTGGACGCACTCCGCTGGTCAGTACCGCTGGCTTCACCTTCGGTGTGCCATGCCTGGGGGATCTGGGGTCCCTCAGTGCGCTTTGCCTGGAGTGGACAGGTGCCCTCGGTGCACCATATCTGGGGCAATATTGGTCCTCCCCTGTGTGCCATGACTGGTGCAGGGTCCTGGAAGCTTGCATGTGGC from Rhea pennata isolate bPtePen1 chromosome 11, bPtePen1.pri, whole genome shotgun sequence carries:
- the XPNPEP2 gene encoding xaa-Pro aminopeptidase 2; this encodes MHSSQWIIAGVFLLQGCTMGQPQQATSPRTEIRNCSMNPPYLPPTAIETTARLTALRGALRANGINAYIVPATDPHMSEYIAERDSRLGWVTGFTGSAGTGVVTLDRASLWTDSRYWTQAERQMDCNWELQRTIWIKSIGLWILEAVPPGGNVGLDPFLVSIDTWNSYREALHGSGRTLLPIETNLVDQVWGDQRPPPASSKIYSLPSEFTGNSWQEKVAGIRQQMEQHIQSPTAVLLSGLEETAWLFNLRGDDIPYNPVFYSYTLLTSTDIRLFVNETRLTAEARQSLQTGCPGPLCVELQEYGQVRAHIRDYAQGNVTIWLGTEYTTYGLYSVIPQEKLLEDSYSPVMIAKAVKNAKEQELLRAAHVRDAVAVIQYLLWLEKMVPQGLVDEFSGARHVDALRWAQEHSHGPSFESISASGLNAALAHYSPSNVSSQKLSVDEMYLSDTGGQYLDGTTDITRTMHWGVPTPLQKEAYTRVLMGNIDLSRLIFPADTAGRTVESFARQALWEVGLNYGHGTGHGIGNFLSVHEWPVGFQSNNIPLTKGMFTSIEPGYYRDGEFGIRIENVALVVEAQTEYQTGEKPFLTFEVVSLVPYDRNLIDISLLSQEQIQYLNTYYKTIRERVGPELQSQQLEEEYHWLQRNTEPFRRSSASTTATTLSMLAITSLVSTLLTELQA